The following are from one region of the Syngnathus acus chromosome 10, fSynAcu1.2, whole genome shotgun sequence genome:
- the flt4 gene encoding vascular endothelial growth factor receptor 3 isoform X2: protein MKTHVKFFYRTWIGVAYAAGLVMGFSMTPPVLENSRDELVIPVNETLTITCRGQHTLTWAWPDRSLVEQKLSGRQGQAPLARRLLRNRAVLVSECPGQPGSPYCKKLILNDTQARDTGYYRCHYKDVKAIIDSITAVSTYVFVRDPEQPFLRRDEANNNNNLENLYVTLYSTDIVVPCLVTVPDLNVTLYASPIPLDMNKLTWDNKLGWVIPRHVIDTVPILFLSCVAVLGGKEYTANYLIHTTGSQVYDVKLFPEEPVEMIAGEALTLNCTVQVEFNTAVTIEWSYPGMQTNNSVDNKFHRDTLSHTTEAVNILTIQSTSATDSGPYTCNVTSVDFAQSKTMQVIVHEKPFINLDYRSGPVVEVTSGQKSFKLHVNVSAFPTPETQWYRDGKLINERPEFKMKRLRIHPNHALEIKDVAPGDAGLYTAVLKNSAAALERRRNITLVVNVAPQINEKEVAEPSSLYPSGSGQTLTCTAYGLPTPTISWQWRKWGPCVLNNTRGRTVRPDRKGHGDTIPDCQDWQDICLEGAVNELEAIETSVELVDGRQKTVSRLQIRNASVSLLYKCSAENKVGKDERLIYFYVTAIPEGFSVEVHPSENPLEQDKVSLCCSADNYTYDQLQWYRLDPNALQGKPQELDCRSVHLYAVALDGQLVFQEASNSWVLDFTLPAIQLQDEGHYVCEAQSRRSGERHCLFRYMSVKGLEGPHYKRSLTNQTVNVTESLHMECDVEGRPLPRLSWFKDNQPLHQMSGIQLQDSNRTLSIQRVREEDAGLYTCTACNQRGCVHSTAAIRVIGSSDKANVEILILIGTGAFAVFIWALLILIFCNVKRINPADIKTGYLSIIMDPLEVPLDEQSEYLPYDSSQWEIPRDRLQLGKVLGHGAFGKVIEASIYGISKSARLHTVAVKMLKDGATASEHKALMSELKILIHIGNHLNVVNLLGACTKANGPLMVIVEYCKYGNLSNFLRAKREFFLPYRDRSPKTQSQVRRMIEAGQTDQRARHHHPPSPSSSPLVGFQTPSSNASSQKSAGEKVEDLWKTPLTIEDLICYSFQVARGMEFLASRKCIHRDLAARNILLSENNVVKICDFGLARDIYKDPDYVRKGNARLPLKWMAPESIFDKVYTSQSDVWSFGVLLWEIFSLGASPYPGVQIDEEFCKRLRDGVRMRSPETASPEIYGIMLACWHGEPKERPPFPILVQTLGDLLQDNSLPDGKDYIPLNHSQSSEDDGFSQAFSRPPSEEELRLAGNVLPTRYYNFVPFAGCVLARASKTCHPRVKTFEELPLEVHPQKSTLDNQTDSGMVLASDEFERLEHGHKGAVAKRRMSSSSSTEPLTASHGSYGRNFGSTSSTHANFFNQLSGQTFYNNEYGHLSEEGFCASDFFSSPNTPCLASSNV, encoded by the exons ATGAAGACGCATGTGAAGTTTTTCTATCGCACGTGGATTGGAGTTGCTTACGCAGCAG GTCTAGTGATGGGCTTCTCTATGACGCCGCCTGTTCTGGAGAACTCCAGAGACGAACTTGTGATTCCGGTTAACGAAACACTCACTATCACATGCAG GGGACAGCACACTCTAACTTGGGCCTGGCCTGACCGATCTCTGGTGGAACAGAAGCTCAGCGGGCGTCAGGGCCAGGCGCCTCTTGCCAGGCGACTCTTGAGGAACAGGGCAGTCCTGGTCAGCGAGTGTCCAGGCCAACCTGGGAGTCCATATTGCAAGAAGTTGATCCTTAACGACACGCAGGCACGGGACACTGGCTACTACCGCTGCCACTATAAGGATGTGAAGGCCATCATTGACAGCATCACGGCTGTTAGCACTTATGTCTTTGTCAGGG ACCCCGAACAGCCTTTCCTCAGGAGGGACGaggccaacaacaacaacaacctggAGAACCTTTATGTCACACTTTACTCCACAGACATTGTCGTGCCATGTCTGGTCACAGTGCCCGACCTCAATGTCACACTCTATGCG TCTCCCATCCCACTGGACATGAACAAGCTGACTTGGGACAACAAACTAGGGTGGGTCATTCCCAGGCACGTCATCGACACCGTGCCGATACTCTTCTTGTCGTGCGTGGCCGTCCTCGGAGGCAAAGAGTACACGGCTAACTACTTGATCCACACTACAG GAAGTCAAGTTTACGATGTCAAGCTGTTTCCCGAGGAACCCGTGGAGATGATAGCGGGGGAGGCCCTTACCCTCAACTGCACTGTACAGGTGGAGTTCAACACTGCGGTGACCATCGAGTGGTCCTACCCAGGCATGCAG ACCAACAACTCGGTAGACAATAAATTCCATCGGGACACACTGTCTCACACCACAGAAGCAGTCAACATTCTGACCATCCAAAGCACCTCTGCTACGGATTCTGGCCCATACACCTGCAACGTCACTAGCGTGGACTTCGCACAGAGCAAAACAATGCAGGTCATAGTTCACG AAAAGCCATTTATAAACCTGGACTACAGAAGTGGACCAGTGGTGGAGGTAACATCTGGCCAGAAGTCATTCAAATTGCATGTGAACGTGTCGGCGTTCCCCACTCCCGAAACACAATG GTACAGAGACGGAAAGCTGATTAACGAGCGACCCGAGTTCAAGATGAAGCGTCTGAGAATTCACCCAAACCACGCCTTGGAGATCAAGGATGTCGCTCCCGGGGATGCTGGCCTCTACACGGCGGTGCTGAAGAACAGTGCAGCAGCCCTGGAGAGGAGACGCAACATTACTCTTGTTGTCAATG TTGCCCCTCAGATAAATGAGAAAGAAGTGGCAGAACCATCCAGTCTTTACCCCAGCGGTAGCGGCCAGACGCTAACGTGCACCGCCTATGGCCTCCCAACTCCCACCATCAGCTGGCAGTGGAGGAAGTGGGGCCCGTGTGTCCTCAACAATACTCGCGGCAGAAC GGTGCGACCAGACAGGAAAGGCCACGGTGATACGATCCCAGACTGTCAGGACTGGCAAGACATTTGTCTGGAAGGGGCTGTGAACGAATTGGAAGCGATTGAAACATCTGTTGAACTGGTGGATGGACGACAGAAg ACAGTCAGCCGACTGCAGATTCGCAACGCCAGCGTGTCTCTCCTATACAAGTGCTCTGCAGAGAATAAAGTCGGCAAAGATGAACGACTCATTTACTTCTACGTAACTG CCATCCCCGAGGGGTTCAGTGTGGAAGTGCATCCATCAGAGAATCCCCTGGAGCAAGACAAGGTGTCTCTGTGCTGCAGTGCCGACAATTACACCTATGATCAGCTGCAGTGGTACCGCCTGGACCCCAATGCCCTGCAGGGCAAGCCTCAGGAGCTGGATTGCAGAAGCGTGCATCTCTATGCCGTCGCCCTTGATGGACAGCTCGTCTTTCAGGAGGCCTCCAACAGCTGGGTCCTGGATTTCACCCTACCCGCCATACAGCTGCAGGATGAGGGTCACTATGTGTGTGAGGCTCAGAGCAGACGGAGCGGCGAGAGGCATTGTCTGTTCAGATATATGTCTGTCAAAG GCCTGGAGGGGCCTCATTACAAGCGGAGTCTCACCAACCAGACGGTGAACGTGACGGAATCACTGCACATGGAGTGCGACGTGGAGGGAAGACCTCTGCCGCGCCTCTCATGGTTCAAAGACAACCAGCCGCTCCATCAAATGTCAG GGATCCAGCTGCAGGACTCAAACCGTACGCTCAGCATCCAGCGAGTTCGGGAGGAGGATGCCGGCCTTTACACCTGCACTGCCTGTAATCAGCGGGGTTGCGTGCACTCAACAGCTGCCATCCGTGTTATTG gtTCCAGTGATAAGGCCAATGTGGAGATCCTAATCCTCATCGGAACAGGAGCGTTTGCTGTGTTCATCTGGGCCTTGCTAATCCTAATTTTCTGCAATGTGAAACGG ATCAACCCGGCAGATATTAAGACAGGCTATCTCTCAATCATCATGGACCCCTTGGAGGTCCCCTTGGATGAACAGTCAGAATACCTGCCCTATGATTCCTCCCAGTGGGAAATCCCCCGGGACCGATTACAGCTGG GAAAAGTTTTAGGCCACGGTGCCTTTGGCAAGGTAATTGAGGCATCAATCTACGGAATCAGCAAGAGCGCACGTCTCCACACTGTGGCTGTCAAGATGCTGAAAG ACGGAGCCACGGCCAGCGAGCACAAGGCTTTAATGTCTGAGCTGAAGATTCTCATTCACATTGGCAACCATCTGAATGTAGTGAACCTGTTAGGAGCCTGCACCAAAGCAAATG GTCCACTGATGGTGATCGTGGAATACTGCAAGTACGGCAATCTGTCCAACTTCCTCCGTGCAAAGAGAGAGTTTTTCCTCCCGTATAGg GATCGCTCTCCGAAAACACAGAGCCAAGTTAGACGGATGATTGAAGCCGGTCAAACGGACCAAAGAGCTCGCCACCACCACCCCCCCTCGCCATCTTCCTCCCCGCTTGTCGGCTTTCAGACGCCATCATCCAACGCGTCAAGTCAGAAATCTGCCGGGGAGAAAG TGGAGGATTTGTGGAAAACGCCTTTGACGATAGAAGATCTAATTTGCTACAGTTTCCAAGTGGCCCGTGGGATGGAGTTCCTGGCATCTAGAAAG TGTATCCACAGAGACCTGGCGGCCCGCAACATTCTACTGTCAGAAAACAACGTGGTGAAGATCTGCGACTTTGGCCTGGCCCGGGATATATACAAAGACCCCGACTACGTTAGGAAAGGCAAC GCCCGACTGCCCCTGAAGTGGATGGCTCCGGAGAGTATCTTTGACAAAGTGTACACCAGCCAGAGTGATGTGTGGTCCTTTGGAGTGCTCCTCTGGGAAATCTTTTCACTTG gtGCGTCCCCATATCCAGGAGTGCAAATTGATGAGGAGTTTTGCAAGCGATTAAGAGATGGCGTCAGAATGAGATCGCCAGAAACAGCATCCCCAGAAAT ATATGGCATCATGTTGGCATGCTGGCATGGAGAGCCCAAAGAGAGGCCGCCCTTCCCCATCCTGGTGCAAACCCTGGGAGACCTGCTGCAGGACAACAGTCTGCCT GATGGGAAGGACTACATCCCTCTGAACCACTCGCAGAGCTCTGAAGATGACGGCTTTTCTCAAGCTTTTTCACGGCCTCCATCTGAAGAGGAATTGAGACTAGCTGGCAACGTCCTGCCAACCAG GTATTATAATTTCGTGCCCTTTGCCGGCTGTGTGCTTGCCCGAGCCTCAAAGACGTGCCATCCGAGAGTGAAGACGTTTGAAGAGCTACCTTTAGAGGTTCACCCTCAGAAGAGCACTCTG GATAACCAGACAGACAGCGGGATGGTTTTAGCATCGGATGAGTTTGAGAGACTTGAACACGGGCACAAAGGAGCTGTGGCAAAAAG ACggatgagcagcagcagcagcacggaGCCTCTCACAGCCTCGCACGGTTCTTATGGCCGAAACTTCGGCTCCACCAGCTCCACGCATGCTAATTTCTTCAACCAGCTGTCGGGTCAGACCTTCTACAACAACGAGTATGGACACTTGTCTGAGGAGGGCTTCTGTGCCAGTGACTTCTTCTCCTCACCAAATACACCCTGTTTGGCCTCCTCCAATGTGTGA
- the flt4 gene encoding vascular endothelial growth factor receptor 3 isoform X3 has protein sequence MGFSMTPPVLENSRDELVIPVNETLTITCRGQHTLTWAWPDRSLVEQKLSGRQGQAPLARRLLRNRAVLVSECPGQPGSPYCKKLILNDTQARDTGYYRCHYKDVKAIIDSITAVSTYVFVRDPEQPFLRRDEANNNNNLENLYVTLYSTDIVVPCLVTVPDLNVTLYASPIPLDMNKLTWDNKLGWVIPRHVIDTVPILFLSCVAVLGGKEYTANYLIHTTGSQVYDVKLFPEEPVEMIAGEALTLNCTVQVEFNTAVTIEWSYPGMQTNNSVDNKFHRDTLSHTTEAVNILTIQSTSATDSGPYTCNVTSVDFAQSKTMQVIVHEKPFINLDYRSGPVVEVTSGQKSFKLHVNVSAFPTPETQWYRDGKLINERPEFKMKRLRIHPNHALEIKDVAPGDAGLYTAVLKNSAAALERRRNITLVVNVAPQINEKEVAEPSSLYPSGSGQTLTCTAYGLPTPTISWQWRKWGPCVLNNTRGRTVRPDRKGHGDTIPDCQDWQDICLEGAVNELEAIETSVELVDGRQKTVSRLQIRNASVSLLYKCSAENKVGKDERLIYFYVTAIPEGFSVEVHPSENPLEQDKVSLCCSADNYTYDQLQWYRLDPNALQGKPQELDCRSVHLYAVALDGQLVFQEASNSWVLDFTLPAIQLQDEGHYVCEAQSRRSGERHCLFRYMSVKGLEGPHYKRSLTNQTVNVTESLHMECDVEGRPLPRLSWFKDNQPLHQMSGIQLQDSNRTLSIQRVREEDAGLYTCTACNQRGCVHSTAAIRVIGSSDKANVEILILIGTGAFAVFIWALLILIFCNVKRINPADIKTGYLSIIMDPLEVPLDEQSEYLPYDSSQWEIPRDRLQLGKVLGHGAFGKVIEASIYGISKSARLHTVAVKMLKDGATASEHKALMSELKILIHIGNHLNVVNLLGACTKANGPLMVIVEYCKYGNLSNFLRAKREFFLPYRDRSPKTQSQVRRMIEAGQTDQRARHHHPPSPSSSPLVGFQTPSSNASSQKSAGEKVEDLWKTPLTIEDLICYSFQVARGMEFLASRKCIHRDLAARNILLSENNVVKICDFGLARDIYKDPDYVRKGNARLPLKWMAPESIFDKVYTSQSDVWSFGVLLWEIFSLGASPYPGVQIDEEFCKRLRDGVRMRSPETASPEIYGIMLACWHGEPKERPPFPILVQTLGDLLQDNSLPDGKDYIPLNHSQSSEDDGFSQAFSRPPSEEELRLAGNVLPTSRYYNFVPFAGCVLARASKTCHPRVKTFEELPLEVHPQKSTLDNQTDSGMVLASDEFERLEHGHKGAVAKRRMSSSSSTEPLTASHGSYGRNFGSTSSTHANFFNQLSGQTFYNNEYGHLSEEGFCASDFFSSPNTPCLASSNV, from the exons ATGGGCTTCTCTATGACGCCGCCTGTTCTGGAGAACTCCAGAGACGAACTTGTGATTCCGGTTAACGAAACACTCACTATCACATGCAG GGGACAGCACACTCTAACTTGGGCCTGGCCTGACCGATCTCTGGTGGAACAGAAGCTCAGCGGGCGTCAGGGCCAGGCGCCTCTTGCCAGGCGACTCTTGAGGAACAGGGCAGTCCTGGTCAGCGAGTGTCCAGGCCAACCTGGGAGTCCATATTGCAAGAAGTTGATCCTTAACGACACGCAGGCACGGGACACTGGCTACTACCGCTGCCACTATAAGGATGTGAAGGCCATCATTGACAGCATCACGGCTGTTAGCACTTATGTCTTTGTCAGGG ACCCCGAACAGCCTTTCCTCAGGAGGGACGaggccaacaacaacaacaacctggAGAACCTTTATGTCACACTTTACTCCACAGACATTGTCGTGCCATGTCTGGTCACAGTGCCCGACCTCAATGTCACACTCTATGCG TCTCCCATCCCACTGGACATGAACAAGCTGACTTGGGACAACAAACTAGGGTGGGTCATTCCCAGGCACGTCATCGACACCGTGCCGATACTCTTCTTGTCGTGCGTGGCCGTCCTCGGAGGCAAAGAGTACACGGCTAACTACTTGATCCACACTACAG GAAGTCAAGTTTACGATGTCAAGCTGTTTCCCGAGGAACCCGTGGAGATGATAGCGGGGGAGGCCCTTACCCTCAACTGCACTGTACAGGTGGAGTTCAACACTGCGGTGACCATCGAGTGGTCCTACCCAGGCATGCAG ACCAACAACTCGGTAGACAATAAATTCCATCGGGACACACTGTCTCACACCACAGAAGCAGTCAACATTCTGACCATCCAAAGCACCTCTGCTACGGATTCTGGCCCATACACCTGCAACGTCACTAGCGTGGACTTCGCACAGAGCAAAACAATGCAGGTCATAGTTCACG AAAAGCCATTTATAAACCTGGACTACAGAAGTGGACCAGTGGTGGAGGTAACATCTGGCCAGAAGTCATTCAAATTGCATGTGAACGTGTCGGCGTTCCCCACTCCCGAAACACAATG GTACAGAGACGGAAAGCTGATTAACGAGCGACCCGAGTTCAAGATGAAGCGTCTGAGAATTCACCCAAACCACGCCTTGGAGATCAAGGATGTCGCTCCCGGGGATGCTGGCCTCTACACGGCGGTGCTGAAGAACAGTGCAGCAGCCCTGGAGAGGAGACGCAACATTACTCTTGTTGTCAATG TTGCCCCTCAGATAAATGAGAAAGAAGTGGCAGAACCATCCAGTCTTTACCCCAGCGGTAGCGGCCAGACGCTAACGTGCACCGCCTATGGCCTCCCAACTCCCACCATCAGCTGGCAGTGGAGGAAGTGGGGCCCGTGTGTCCTCAACAATACTCGCGGCAGAAC GGTGCGACCAGACAGGAAAGGCCACGGTGATACGATCCCAGACTGTCAGGACTGGCAAGACATTTGTCTGGAAGGGGCTGTGAACGAATTGGAAGCGATTGAAACATCTGTTGAACTGGTGGATGGACGACAGAAg ACAGTCAGCCGACTGCAGATTCGCAACGCCAGCGTGTCTCTCCTATACAAGTGCTCTGCAGAGAATAAAGTCGGCAAAGATGAACGACTCATTTACTTCTACGTAACTG CCATCCCCGAGGGGTTCAGTGTGGAAGTGCATCCATCAGAGAATCCCCTGGAGCAAGACAAGGTGTCTCTGTGCTGCAGTGCCGACAATTACACCTATGATCAGCTGCAGTGGTACCGCCTGGACCCCAATGCCCTGCAGGGCAAGCCTCAGGAGCTGGATTGCAGAAGCGTGCATCTCTATGCCGTCGCCCTTGATGGACAGCTCGTCTTTCAGGAGGCCTCCAACAGCTGGGTCCTGGATTTCACCCTACCCGCCATACAGCTGCAGGATGAGGGTCACTATGTGTGTGAGGCTCAGAGCAGACGGAGCGGCGAGAGGCATTGTCTGTTCAGATATATGTCTGTCAAAG GCCTGGAGGGGCCTCATTACAAGCGGAGTCTCACCAACCAGACGGTGAACGTGACGGAATCACTGCACATGGAGTGCGACGTGGAGGGAAGACCTCTGCCGCGCCTCTCATGGTTCAAAGACAACCAGCCGCTCCATCAAATGTCAG GGATCCAGCTGCAGGACTCAAACCGTACGCTCAGCATCCAGCGAGTTCGGGAGGAGGATGCCGGCCTTTACACCTGCACTGCCTGTAATCAGCGGGGTTGCGTGCACTCAACAGCTGCCATCCGTGTTATTG gtTCCAGTGATAAGGCCAATGTGGAGATCCTAATCCTCATCGGAACAGGAGCGTTTGCTGTGTTCATCTGGGCCTTGCTAATCCTAATTTTCTGCAATGTGAAACGG ATCAACCCGGCAGATATTAAGACAGGCTATCTCTCAATCATCATGGACCCCTTGGAGGTCCCCTTGGATGAACAGTCAGAATACCTGCCCTATGATTCCTCCCAGTGGGAAATCCCCCGGGACCGATTACAGCTGG GAAAAGTTTTAGGCCACGGTGCCTTTGGCAAGGTAATTGAGGCATCAATCTACGGAATCAGCAAGAGCGCACGTCTCCACACTGTGGCTGTCAAGATGCTGAAAG ACGGAGCCACGGCCAGCGAGCACAAGGCTTTAATGTCTGAGCTGAAGATTCTCATTCACATTGGCAACCATCTGAATGTAGTGAACCTGTTAGGAGCCTGCACCAAAGCAAATG GTCCACTGATGGTGATCGTGGAATACTGCAAGTACGGCAATCTGTCCAACTTCCTCCGTGCAAAGAGAGAGTTTTTCCTCCCGTATAGg GATCGCTCTCCGAAAACACAGAGCCAAGTTAGACGGATGATTGAAGCCGGTCAAACGGACCAAAGAGCTCGCCACCACCACCCCCCCTCGCCATCTTCCTCCCCGCTTGTCGGCTTTCAGACGCCATCATCCAACGCGTCAAGTCAGAAATCTGCCGGGGAGAAAG TGGAGGATTTGTGGAAAACGCCTTTGACGATAGAAGATCTAATTTGCTACAGTTTCCAAGTGGCCCGTGGGATGGAGTTCCTGGCATCTAGAAAG TGTATCCACAGAGACCTGGCGGCCCGCAACATTCTACTGTCAGAAAACAACGTGGTGAAGATCTGCGACTTTGGCCTGGCCCGGGATATATACAAAGACCCCGACTACGTTAGGAAAGGCAAC GCCCGACTGCCCCTGAAGTGGATGGCTCCGGAGAGTATCTTTGACAAAGTGTACACCAGCCAGAGTGATGTGTGGTCCTTTGGAGTGCTCCTCTGGGAAATCTTTTCACTTG gtGCGTCCCCATATCCAGGAGTGCAAATTGATGAGGAGTTTTGCAAGCGATTAAGAGATGGCGTCAGAATGAGATCGCCAGAAACAGCATCCCCAGAAAT ATATGGCATCATGTTGGCATGCTGGCATGGAGAGCCCAAAGAGAGGCCGCCCTTCCCCATCCTGGTGCAAACCCTGGGAGACCTGCTGCAGGACAACAGTCTGCCT GATGGGAAGGACTACATCCCTCTGAACCACTCGCAGAGCTCTGAAGATGACGGCTTTTCTCAAGCTTTTTCACGGCCTCCATCTGAAGAGGAATTGAGACTAGCTGGCAACGTCCTGCCAACCAG CAGGTATTATAATTTCGTGCCCTTTGCCGGCTGTGTGCTTGCCCGAGCCTCAAAGACGTGCCATCCGAGAGTGAAGACGTTTGAAGAGCTACCTTTAGAGGTTCACCCTCAGAAGAGCACTCTG GATAACCAGACAGACAGCGGGATGGTTTTAGCATCGGATGAGTTTGAGAGACTTGAACACGGGCACAAAGGAGCTGTGGCAAAAAG ACggatgagcagcagcagcagcacggaGCCTCTCACAGCCTCGCACGGTTCTTATGGCCGAAACTTCGGCTCCACCAGCTCCACGCATGCTAATTTCTTCAACCAGCTGTCGGGTCAGACCTTCTACAACAACGAGTATGGACACTTGTCTGAGGAGGGCTTCTGTGCCAGTGACTTCTTCTCCTCACCAAATACACCCTGTTTGGCCTCCTCCAATGTGTGA